The following are encoded in a window of Risungbinella massiliensis genomic DNA:
- a CDS encoding RluA family pseudouridine synthase: MESVEQLTFGIEENQAGERLDKAVTSFDEEWSRVRVQEWIAEGRVTVDGIVKKANYRLRGGEQIIVQIPPIEELNMTPEPMNLDIAYEDEEVIVVNKPRGMVVHPGPGNTENTLVHGLLHHCRGQLSGIGGVARPGIVHRIDKDTSGLLMVAKTDRAHQSLVQQLKDHSVTRRYIAVVNGIIPHEKGTIDAPIGRDPKNRQRMAVVERNGKEAITHFLIQERFQQHTLIECQLETGRTHQIRVHMKYIGHPLLGDPVYSSSHKKSGFSIKGQALHAAIIGFDHPVSGKRIMLEAPIPEDMEKVIRGIRASQ, encoded by the coding sequence ATGGAATCGGTAGAACAACTTACATTTGGAATAGAAGAAAATCAAGCAGGTGAGCGTCTTGACAAGGCGGTCACTTCTTTTGATGAAGAATGGTCTCGAGTGCGAGTGCAAGAGTGGATAGCGGAGGGACGAGTCACGGTAGACGGCATAGTCAAAAAGGCTAACTATCGACTGCGTGGTGGAGAGCAAATTATTGTTCAGATTCCACCAATTGAAGAATTGAACATGACGCCTGAACCGATGAATCTTGATATTGCCTATGAAGATGAAGAAGTGATCGTGGTGAACAAACCACGGGGGATGGTGGTTCATCCTGGTCCAGGCAATACAGAGAATACACTAGTTCATGGTTTGTTGCATCACTGTAGAGGACAGTTGTCTGGTATTGGCGGCGTAGCCCGACCTGGTATCGTGCATCGAATTGATAAAGATACATCCGGGCTTTTGATGGTGGCCAAGACGGATCGGGCACACCAGTCGCTAGTTCAGCAGTTAAAAGATCATTCCGTCACCAGACGTTATATTGCTGTAGTCAATGGGATTATCCCACATGAGAAGGGGACAATTGATGCTCCAATTGGTCGTGATCCGAAAAATAGACAGCGGATGGCTGTAGTGGAACGAAACGGGAAAGAGGCAATTACTCACTTTTTAATTCAGGAACGTTTTCAACAGCACACATTGATCGAATGTCAATTGGAGACAGGAAGAACACACCAGATTCGAGTGCACATGAAATATATTGGACATCCATTGTTAGGGGATCCGGTTTATTCTTCTTCGCACAAGAAAAGCGGTTTCTCAATCAAAGGACAAGCTCTACACGCAGCAATAATTGGGTTTGACCATCCTGTGTCAGGTAAGAGAATAATGTTGGAAGCACCCATTCCGGAGGATATGGAGAAAGTGATACGTGGGATCCGAGCTAGCCAATAA
- a CDS encoding DUF1540 domain-containing protein, with the protein MPRRVLCEVNNCTYWGKGNLCQADEIFVVSHRGSRARDSHETDCNTFKPNSITTPDADLM; encoded by the coding sequence ATGCCAAGACGAGTACTTTGTGAAGTCAACAACTGCACTTATTGGGGTAAAGGAAACCTTTGCCAAGCTGATGAAATCTTTGTGGTAAGCCATCGCGGAAGTAGAGCTAGAGATTCTCATGAAACAGACTGCAATACGTTTAAACCGAATTCTATCACTACACCAGACGCTGACTTAATGTAA
- the ileS gene encoding isoleucine--tRNA ligase — MADYSKTLHLPKTDFPMRGNLPNREPEMQNWWKEINLYQQLRENRSGKPKFILHDGPPYANGDIHIGHALNKTLKDFITRYKSAKGYDAPYVPGWDTHGLPIEHAIVTKKKIDRNSVSPVEFRELCSEYAWSFVNKQSEQFQRIGILGDWENPYVTLRPEYEARQVRVFGEMVAKGHIYRGMKTIYWSPTSETALAEAEIEYQDKRSASIYVAFPVKDGKGVLPVENTHVVIWTTTPWTIPANLGIALNAEFEYSLVRAGDKQYLLAKELVAQVMQKAEIEEYEEVAVFRGQDLEGVICQHPLYDRESPLLLGEHVTLDAGTGCVHTAPGHGEDDFWLGQKYGLDVLCPVDEKGVLTKQAPGFEGLFYDKANKPITEKLAEKGLLLKMEFITHQYPHDWRTKKPVIFRATEQWFASIDGFRQDMLKAIEGVKWTPTWGEVRLSNMIRDRGDWCISRQRIWGVPLPIFYCRDCGEPHINEETVDFIANLFAAEGSNAWYAKETKELMPVNQSCGQCGGTDFRKETDTMDVWFDSGSSQAAVLQQRPELQWPADIYLEGSDQYRGWFNSSLSTSVATTGQAPYKQVLSHGFTLDGEGRKMSKSLGNVVVPEKVMKQYGADILRLWVSSVDYQADMRLSDNILKQIAEAYRKMRNTFRFLLGNLEGFDPETHRVETNQLTDLDRFAAIQLQRLVQKVTKAYDHYEFNQVYHLLHTYCTVFLSQFYLDVLKDRLYVEASHSHVRRSAQTVLYDTLVALVKMVGPIMPHTAEEVWKHTPGVAEMSVHMALFPEVEESVLDDKLEQTWNELLEVRDVVLKSLEEARASKLIGNSLGAKLMLTPNEKTAALLQQVDSLEQFFIVSQVEVQAASSDVSAEQKLLVEVSPAEGEKCERCWNILPTVGESDKHPTLCNRCVEVVEKDYPEFEVVEQD; from the coding sequence ATGGCGGATTACAGTAAAACACTCCATCTACCAAAAACAGATTTCCCTATGCGAGGAAATCTCCCGAATCGAGAACCAGAGATGCAGAACTGGTGGAAGGAAATTAATTTGTATCAACAATTGCGGGAAAATCGTTCTGGAAAACCAAAATTTATTCTGCATGATGGACCACCTTATGCCAATGGTGACATTCATATTGGACATGCGCTCAACAAAACATTAAAAGATTTCATCACTCGTTACAAATCAGCAAAAGGTTATGACGCGCCTTATGTGCCAGGTTGGGATACTCATGGTCTTCCGATTGAGCATGCGATTGTGACCAAGAAAAAGATCGATCGTAATTCGGTAAGCCCTGTTGAATTCCGTGAGCTTTGTAGTGAGTATGCTTGGTCTTTTGTGAACAAGCAGTCAGAACAATTCCAACGGATCGGGATTTTGGGAGATTGGGAAAATCCTTACGTGACCCTAAGACCTGAATATGAGGCGAGACAAGTTCGCGTATTTGGCGAAATGGTGGCAAAAGGTCATATTTATCGGGGGATGAAGACGATCTATTGGTCCCCTACTTCGGAAACTGCTTTAGCAGAAGCAGAGATCGAATATCAAGATAAACGTTCTGCTTCTATTTATGTAGCTTTCCCAGTAAAAGATGGCAAGGGAGTATTGCCGGTAGAGAACACCCATGTAGTGATCTGGACTACCACTCCATGGACTATTCCAGCTAACTTAGGGATCGCACTTAATGCAGAATTTGAATATAGTCTTGTCCGTGCAGGAGACAAACAGTATCTTCTTGCTAAAGAACTCGTTGCACAAGTGATGCAAAAAGCAGAGATCGAAGAGTACGAAGAAGTAGCAGTCTTCCGTGGACAAGATCTAGAAGGAGTAATTTGTCAACACCCTCTATATGATCGAGAAAGCCCACTTCTTTTAGGTGAGCATGTCACCCTAGATGCTGGTACAGGCTGTGTTCATACGGCTCCTGGTCATGGGGAAGATGATTTTTGGTTAGGTCAAAAATATGGTTTAGACGTACTCTGCCCAGTCGATGAAAAAGGAGTTTTAACCAAACAAGCTCCTGGTTTTGAAGGTCTGTTCTATGACAAAGCGAACAAGCCGATCACTGAAAAATTAGCCGAAAAAGGCTTACTTCTCAAAATGGAATTTATCACTCACCAATATCCACATGATTGGCGTACCAAAAAACCAGTTATCTTCCGTGCTACCGAGCAATGGTTTGCTTCGATCGATGGATTCCGCCAAGACATGCTCAAAGCAATTGAAGGAGTGAAATGGACTCCAACATGGGGCGAAGTTCGTCTGTCTAATATGATTCGTGATCGTGGAGACTGGTGTATTTCTCGACAACGTATCTGGGGTGTTCCGTTACCAATTTTCTATTGTCGTGATTGTGGAGAACCTCATATCAATGAGGAGACAGTAGATTTTATTGCCAATCTCTTTGCAGCAGAAGGGTCAAATGCTTGGTATGCCAAAGAGACCAAAGAATTGATGCCAGTTAACCAATCTTGTGGTCAATGTGGAGGAACTGATTTCCGTAAAGAGACTGATACGATGGATGTTTGGTTTGACTCTGGTAGTAGCCAAGCAGCAGTATTACAACAACGTCCAGAACTACAATGGCCAGCTGATATTTATTTAGAGGGTTCAGACCAGTATCGCGGCTGGTTTAACTCATCGCTATCCACCTCAGTTGCGACCACAGGTCAAGCACCATACAAACAAGTATTGAGTCATGGCTTTACCTTAGATGGCGAAGGACGTAAAATGTCCAAGTCACTTGGTAATGTAGTGGTACCAGAGAAAGTGATGAAACAATATGGTGCAGATATCTTGCGTCTGTGGGTATCTTCTGTCGATTATCAAGCGGATATGCGTCTATCTGATAATATTCTTAAGCAGATTGCAGAGGCGTACCGCAAAATGCGTAATACGTTCCGTTTCTTGTTAGGGAACTTGGAAGGATTTGACCCAGAAACACATCGTGTGGAGACAAACCAATTGACTGATCTAGATCGTTTTGCTGCGATTCAGCTACAACGTCTGGTTCAAAAAGTGACCAAAGCATATGATCACTATGAGTTCAACCAAGTCTATCATTTGCTCCATACTTATTGTACGGTTTTCTTAAGCCAGTTCTATCTGGATGTATTAAAAGACCGTCTATATGTAGAGGCAAGTCATTCACATGTTCGCCGATCCGCCCAAACAGTGCTCTATGATACCTTGGTTGCCCTTGTCAAAATGGTAGGTCCGATCATGCCACATACGGCAGAAGAAGTTTGGAAGCATACTCCAGGAGTTGCAGAGATGAGCGTCCATATGGCATTGTTCCCAGAGGTAGAGGAAAGTGTTCTCGATGATAAACTGGAACAAACTTGGAATGAGCTGTTAGAAGTACGCGATGTCGTGCTAAAATCGCTAGAAGAGGCTCGTGCTAGCAAACTGATTGGGAACTCACTCGGTGCGAAGCTCATGTTAACTCCAAATGAGAAGACAGCAGCATTACTTCAGCAAGTGGATTCATTGGAACAATTCTTTATCGTTTCGCAAGTGGAGGTCCAAGCTGCTTCCAGCGATGTTTCCGCAGAGCAAAAATTACTGGTAGAAGTCTCACCAGCTGAAGGGGAAAAATGCGAACGTTGCTGGAATATCCTTCCGACAGTTGGGGAAAGCGACAAGCATCCAACCCTTTGCAACCGTTGCGTAGAGGTAGTGGAGAAAGATTATCCAGAGTTTGAAGTAGTTGAACAAGATTAA
- the lspA gene encoding signal peptidase II has translation MYYILLVLAIIGIDQYSKHLVVTKMSLYESIPVIQDFFYLTSHRNRGAAFGILPNQQWLFITVTIGVVLFLIYYMRANYRQEPGAVWAFSLILGGAIGNLIDRIRTGEVVDFFHFIFGDFSFAIFNVADAAISVGVAFLILLTLFSKERNESVNPAIQSEES, from the coding sequence GTGTATTATATTTTATTGGTTCTAGCGATTATTGGGATAGACCAGTATTCCAAGCATTTAGTAGTGACAAAAATGTCCCTTTATGAATCAATCCCTGTGATACAGGACTTTTTTTATCTCACTTCTCATCGTAATCGAGGAGCAGCATTTGGAATTTTACCAAATCAACAGTGGCTATTTATTACCGTTACGATCGGAGTAGTATTATTTTTGATTTACTATATGAGAGCAAATTACCGTCAGGAGCCGGGAGCGGTTTGGGCTTTTTCTCTAATCTTGGGTGGGGCGATTGGGAATTTAATAGATCGTATTCGAACAGGAGAAGTAGTAGATTTCTTCCATTTTATTTTTGGTGACTTTTCCTTTGCCATTTTCAATGTGGCAGATGCAGCTATCTCTGTAGGAGTAGCATTCTTGATTTTGCTTACATTATTTAGTAAAGAAAGAAACGAGAGTGTAAACCCAGCAATACAATCGGAGGAATCTTGA
- a CDS encoding TraR/DksA C4-type zinc finger protein: MEPTQLGKLREKLIQEKENVLNHETQNENYGLDNSMRDSIGELSTNDNHPADIGSELFERGKDLALQDAEEHHLHDVVNALERMNEGTYGVCVVCKNEIPYERLEAVPWTRYCKEHTPEQHSSERRPVEEAALRSYTHSFRNDNDYIGYDGEDAWQEVERYGTSNPPDFFREGEDYNELWINSDEQDSYVDLTEGFAIVDISGRPEVYPEIAHNEAYRKKALEEYEGSTGDDLEG, translated from the coding sequence ATGGAACCAACGCAACTAGGCAAGCTACGTGAAAAACTGATTCAAGAAAAAGAAAATGTATTGAACCATGAAACTCAAAATGAAAATTATGGTCTTGATAATTCGATGAGAGACTCCATTGGAGAGCTGTCTACTAATGACAATCATCCAGCTGATATCGGTTCGGAGCTTTTTGAACGAGGAAAGGATTTGGCGCTTCAAGATGCGGAAGAACATCATTTACATGATGTGGTAAACGCGTTGGAGAGAATGAATGAGGGAACTTATGGTGTGTGTGTCGTATGTAAGAATGAGATTCCATACGAACGCCTAGAAGCAGTCCCCTGGACACGCTATTGTAAAGAGCACACACCAGAGCAACATTCCTCCGAACGTCGTCCAGTTGAAGAAGCAGCATTGCGTAGCTATACTCATAGCTTTCGAAACGATAATGATTATATCGGTTATGATGGGGAAGATGCATGGCAAGAGGTAGAACGTTATGGAACCTCCAATCCTCCAGATTTTTTCCGTGAGGGGGAAGACTACAACGAGCTTTGGATCAACAGTGATGAGCAGGATAGCTATGTTGATCTGACTGAAGGATTTGCCATTGTCGATATTTCTGGAAGACCAGAAGTGTATCCAGAGATAGCCCATAACGAGGCTTATCGTAAAAAGGCATTAGAGGAATACGAAGGGTCCACTGGTGATGATTTAGAGGGATAA